One window from the genome of Cucumis melo cultivar AY chromosome 10, USDA_Cmelo_AY_1.0, whole genome shotgun sequence encodes:
- the LOC103488783 gene encoding protein ASPARTIC PROTEASE IN GUARD CELL 2-like produces MFFKQLISSLLFFLAVLVVVAAAARPSSPTKFQYLNVKATKLDFNDGQILHTLNFSDAHRQVSGHKSHNDTFKLNLLHRDKLSHVHGHRRGFNDRMKRDAIRVATLVRRLSHGAAAVEDSRFKVANFATDVISGMEEGSGEYFVRIGVGSPPRSQYMVIDSGSDIVWVQCKPCSRCYQQSDPVFDPADSSSFAGVSCGSDVCDRLENTGCNAGRCRYEVSYGDGSYTKGTLALETLTVGQVMIRDVAIGCGHTNQGMFIGAAGLLGLGGGSMSFIGQLGGQTGGAFSYCLVSRGTGSTGTLEFGRGALPVGATWISLIRNPRAPSFYYIGLAGIGVGGVRVSIPEETFQLTEFGTNGVVMDTGTAVTRLPTSAYVALRDSFTAQTSNLPRAPGVSIFDTCYDLNGFESVRVPTVSFYFSDGPALTLPAKNFLIPVDGGGTFCLAFAPSPSGLSIIGNIQQEGIQISFDGANGFVGFGPNIC; encoded by the exons ATGTTCTTTAAACAACTgatctcttctcttctctttttcctCGCTGTACTCGTTGTCGTTGCTGCCGCCGCCCGcccttcttctccaacaaagTTTCAATACCTTAATGTTAAAGCTACCAAATTGGACTTCAATGACGGTCAAATTCTTCATACCCTTAATTTCTCCGACGCTCACCGGCAAGTTTCTGGTCATAAATCCCACAACGATACATTTAAACTCAACCTTCTCCATAGGGATAAACTATCCCATGTCCATGGTCACCGTCGTGGGTTCAACGACCGCATGAAAAGAGACGCCATAAGAGTCGCCACCCTCGTCCGCCGCCTATCCCACGGCGCCGCCGCCGTGGAAGATAGCCGTTTCAAGGTGGCTAATTTTGCCACGGATGTCATTTCAG GAATGGAAGAGGGGAGTGGAGAATATTTTGTTCGGATCGGAGTTGGGAGCCCGCCGAGGAGTCAATATATGGTGATTGATTCGGGGAGTGATATTGTGTGGGTCCAATGTAAACCTTGTAGCCGATGCTACCAACAATCCGACCCGGTTTTCGACCCGGCCGACTCCTCGTCGTTCGCCGGCGTCTCTTGTGGCTCCGACGTTTGCGACCGCCTTGAGAACACCGGATGTAACGCTGGACGATGTCGGTACGAAGTGTCGTATGGGGACGGGTCTTACACTAAAGGCACTCTCGCTCTCGAAACTCTCACCGTCGGCCAA GTGATGATTCGTGACGTGGCAATTGGGTGCGGTCATACAAACCAAGGAATGTTTATAGGGGCCGCCGGTTTACTCGGACTCGGTGGAGGGTCAATGTCCTTCATTGGCCAACTCGGTGGTCAAACCGGCGGAGCATTCAGCTATTGTTTAGTGAGCCGAGGCACCGGCTCAACCGGAACATTAGAATTCGGCCGTGGAGCATTGCCAGTTGGCGCCACCTGGATCTCCCTAATCCGGAACCCACGCGCCCCAAGCTTCTACTACATCGGACTCGCCGGCATCGGCGTCGGCGGAGTTCGAGTTTCAATACCGGAAGAAACGTTTCAACTCACCGAGTTCGGTACCAACGGCGTCGTAATGGACACTGGCACCGCCGTGACACGTCTTCCGACATCGGCCTACGTGGCGTTGCGTGATTCGTTCACAGCCCAAACCAGCAACCTCCCACGGGCGCCTGGCGTTTCGATCTTCGACACGTGTTACGATCTCAACGGGTTCGAGTCCGTACGAGTGCCCACGGTGTCGTTTTACTTCTCCGATGGACCGGCTCTGACACTGCCAGCGAAGAACTTTTTGATTCCGGTAGACGGCGGCGGAACCTTTTGCTTGGCTTTTGCTCCGTCGCCGTCGGGACTTTCTATAATCGGAAACATCCAGCAAGAAGGAATTCAAATCTCATTCGATGGGGCTAATGGGTTCGTTGGGTTTGGCCCAAATATTTGCTAA
- the LOC103488782 gene encoding uncharacterized protein LOC103488782, which produces MGKFSVLIYISIFSLLLLLISQTPTTVPRHRRLRLRSNFTFNPPLHRQQHDHYISFDPLISDIELRREDDEWQKQSLENLAAHDSHPEWEEFINDEDRFNVTERLFFIFPKIDVDPSDGFVSAEELTRWNLQQAMNEALHRTEREFQSHDENRDGFVSFAEYEPPSWVLAAGNSSFGYDIGWWNEEHFNASDADGDGVLDLNEFNDFLHPADSKSPKLLLWLCADVVRERDNDKDGKLNFSEFFPKILDLIRRVDEDYNSSNWEDEEPEALARKMFLELDKDSDGFLSTSELLPIIGKIHPSEAYYAKQQAEYIISQADSDDDGLLTLNDMIENPFVFYSSVFSEDEMDYYPYHDEFR; this is translated from the exons ATGGGGAAATTCTCTGTTCTCATTTACATATCAATCTTTTCCCTTCTTCTACTCCTAATATCTCAAACTCCAACAACCGTCCCCCGCCACCGCCGCCTCCGCCTCCGTTCCAACTTCACCTTCAATCCCCCTCTCCACCGCCAACAACACGACCACTACATCTCCTTCGACCCTCTCATCTCTGACATTGAGCTTCGCCGTGAGGACGACGAATGGCAGAAGCAGTCGCTCGAAAATCTCGCCGCCCATGATTCTCATCCTGAGTGGGAAGAGTTCATCAACGATGAGGACAGGTTTAATGTCACCGAAagattgttttttatttttcccaaAATTGATGTGGATCCTTCCGATGGGTTTGTGTCTGCGGAGGAATTGACTCGCTGGAACTTGCAGCAAGCCATGAATGAAGCTTTGCATCGGACTGAAAGGGAATTTCAATCTCATGATGAAAATCGTGATGGGTTTGTTTCCTTTGCTGAGTATGAACCCCCCAGTTGGGTTCTTGCTGCCG GTAACAGTTCTTTTGGTTATGATATTGGCTGGTGGAATGAGGAGCATTTCAAtgcatcagatgcagatggggaTGGAGTTTTGGATCTAAATGAATTTAATGA CTTCTTGCATCCCGCTGACAGCAAGAGCCCAAAGCTGCTTCTATGGTTATGTGCAGATGTAGTAAG GGAAAGAGATAACGACAAAGATGGAAAGCTTAATTTCAGTGAGTTTTTCCCTAAAATTTTAGACTTAATAAGAAGAGTGGATGAAGATTACAATTCATCAAATTGGGAGGACGAAGAACCGGAGGCACTGGCAAGAAAGATGTTCTTGGAGCTCGACAAAGACTCTGATGG GTTCCTTTCAACATCTGAACTGTTGCCTATAATTGGAAAAATCCATCCATCAGAGGCTTATTATGCAAAACAACAAGCAGAATACATCATCTCTCAG GCAGATAGTGATGATGATGGGCTCCTAACCTTGAACGATATGATCGAGAACCCATTTGTGTTCTATAGCTCTGTTTTCAGTGAAGACGAGATGGATTATTATCCGTACCACGATGAGTTTCGTTAG
- the LOC103488780 gene encoding transcription factor SRM1, with amino-acid sequence MTVDEERKSSIWSREQDKAFENALATYPEDASDRWEKIAVDVPGKTLKEIKDHYELLVDDVNQIESGFVPLPSYSFSSDGSPSHASEEGSGKKGDYHGLDNSESRFGSKAPRSDQERRKGTAWTEDEHRLFLLGLDKYGKGDWRSISRNFVVSRTPTQVASHAQKYFIRLNSMNKDRRRSSIHDITSVDNGDVSAPQGPITGEANSYGGVGGGGSTNKSTKQPPQPPIGSFGVGIYGAPTVGQPVGGPFVSAVGTPVAVNTPSPAHMPYSVSSLATRPSVNMSPITY; translated from the exons ATGACAGTAGATGAAGAGAGAAAGAGCTCGATTTGGAGTCGAGAACAGGACAAGGCATTTGAGAATGCTCTAGCTACTTATCCAGAGGATGCTTCAGATCGTTGGGAGAAAATTGCGGTTGACGTACCTGGAAAAACTTTAAAAGAGATCAAAGATCATTACGAGCTGTTGGTTGATGATGTTAACCAAATTGAATCTGGATTCGTTCCTCTGCCCTCCTATAGTTTTTCTTCTGATGGGTCTCCAAGTCATGCTAGTGAAGAGGGAAGTGGAAAGAAGGGAGACTACCATGGGCTGGACAATAGTGAATCTCGTTTCGGAAGTAAAGCTCCAAGATCAGATCAAGAGCGTAGAAAGGGGACTGCATGGACAGAGGATGAGCACAG GCTATTTCTTCTTGGTTTGGATAAATATGGAAAAGGAGATTGGCGAAGTATCTCCCGGAACTTTGTGGTGTCGAGAACACCCACTCAAGTGGCAAGCCATGCACAAAAGTACTTCATTCGTCTAAATTCAATGAACAAAGACAGAAGGCGATCAAGCATCCACGATATCACCAGCGTTGATAATGGAGATGTATCTGCACCTCAAGGTCCAATTACTGGTGAAGCAAATAGTTATGGAGGAGTAGGAGGAGGAGGATCTACCAACAAATCGACCAAACAGCCTCCTCAACCACCTATTGGATCATTTGGTGTTGGGATATACGGTGCTCCAACTGTAGGGCAGCCAGTAGGAGGGCCCTTTGTTTCAGCAGTTGGCACTCCGGTTGCGGTTAATACTCCTTCACCAGCACATATGCCATATTCAGTTAGCTCACTGGCCACTAGACCATCGGTAAACATGAGCCCCATAACGTATTAA
- the LOC103488778 gene encoding GEM-like protein 4, with the protein MKTTIQEHMLGFQMSLALSRARYLGHPLKRLHLSSSDDGSQSSIKKYNGKDCILNRLNTNGKRTDNIIHALREHVKLGGKISEAVKGKLSLGAKILRVGGLRKIYKKLFSMNEEEKLLKVSQCYLSTTAGPLAGLLFISTHKIAFCSDKSIKIASPNGDHIRILYKVVIPKEKVMRVNESENVKKASEKYIQIETLDNFEFWFMGFLNYQSTFNSLQW; encoded by the exons atgaaaactacAATTCAAGAACATATGTTGGGATTTCAAATGTCCTTGGCTCTGTCACGAGCAAGATATTTGGGTCATCCTTTGAAGCGTCTTCACTTATCTTCTTCGGACGATGGATCTCAATCATCAATTAAAAAAT ATAATGGAAAAGATTGTATCTTGAATAGGCTAAACACAAATGGAAAGAGAACAGACAATATCATTCATGCACTCCGAGAACATg TGAAATTAGGAGGCAAGATATCAGAAGCAGTGAAGGGAAAGTTGAGCTTAGGAGCAAAAATATTGAGAGTTGGTGGGCTAAGGAAAATCTACAAGAAGTTATTTTCGATGAACGAAGAAGAGAAGCTTTTGAAGGTTTCACAATGTTATTTATCAACAACAGCTGGTCCTTTAGCTGGTCTTCTCTTCATTTCCACTCATAAAATTGCTTTTTGTAGTGATAAATCCATCAAAATCGCTTCGCCAAATGGAGATCATATCAGAATTCTCTACAAA GTTGTGATTCCAAAGGAGAAGGTGATGAGAGTAAATGAAAGTGAGAACGTAAAGAAAGCATCAGAAAAATACATACAAATAGAAACATTGGATAACTTTGAATTTTGGTTTATGGGATTTCTAAATTATCAATCAACTTTCAACTCTCTACAGTGGTAG
- the LOC103504485 gene encoding putative GEM-like protein 8, with the protein MKTTLQEHILEFQMSLALAKARYLGHSLKHLRISSSNDGSQSLIKKGNGKDLILNRLNKNEGKTDMLDDVIHAVQEHGGKISEKIKGKLGLGARSLRVGGMRKIYKKLFSMNEEEKLLKVSQCYLSTTAGPLGGLLFLSTHKIAFCSAKSITFSPPNGDNDYVRIHYKVVIPMEKVMGVNESEKNVKTDSEKYIQIVTVDNLEFWFMRFLNNYQSIFNSLQVLVKTKL; encoded by the exons atgaaaactaCACTTCAAGAACATATTCTAGAATTTCAGATGTCATTGGCTCTAGCAAAAGCCAGATATTTGGGTCATTCTTTGAAGCATCTTCGAATATCTTCTTCAAACGATGGATCTCAATCATTAATTAAGAAAG GTAATGGAAAAGATTTGATCTTGAATAGACTCAACAAAAATGAAGGGAAAACAGACATGTTAGACGATGTTATTCATGCAGTCCAAGAACATG GAGGCAAGATATcagaaaaaataaagggaaaGTTGGGTTTAGGAGCAAGAAGTCTAAGAGTTGGTGGGATGAGAAAAATCTACAAGAAATTATTTTCAATGAATGAAGAAGAGAAGCTTTTGAAGGTTTCACAATGTTACTTATCAACAACGGCTGGACCTTTGGGTGGCCTTCTCTTCCTTTCCACTCATAAAATTGCTTTCTGCAGCGCCAAATCCATCACATTCTCTCCCCCAAATGGAGATAATGATTATGTTAGAATTCACTATAAA GTTGTGATTCCAATGGAGAAGGTGATGGGAGTAAATGAAAGTGAGAAGAATGTTAAGACAGATTCagaaaaatatatacaaatagtGACAGTGGACAACCTTGAGTTTTGGTTTATgagatttttaaataattatcaaTCAATTTTCAATTCTCTTCAAGTGTTAgtaaaaacaaaactttga
- the LOC103503118 gene encoding GEM-like protein 4 — translation MKSTTIQEHMLGFQMSFALSRARYLGHYPSKHLHVSSSDDRISQSSIKKYNGKDCILNRLNKNGKKTDNIIHALREHVKLGAKISETVKGKLSLGARILRVGGVRKIYKKLFSMNEEEKLLKVSQCYLSTTAGPLAGLLFISTHKIAFCSDKSIKIASPNNGDHIRIHYKVVIPKEKVMRVNESENVKKASEKYIQIETLDNFEFWFMGFLNYQSTFNSLQEVAR, via the exons atgaaaagtactACAATTCAAGAACATATGTTGGGATTTCAAATGTCATTTGCTCTGTCACGAGCTAGATATTTGGGTCATTATCCTTCGAAGCATCTTCATGTATCTTCTTCAGATGATAGAATATCTCAATCGTCGATAAAAAAAT ATAATGGAAAAGATTGTATCTTGAATAGGTTAAACAAAAATGGGAAGAAAACAGATAATATCATTCATGCACTTCGAGAACATG TGAAATTAGGAGCCAAGATATCAGAAACAGTAAAGGGAAAGTTGAGCTTAGGAGCAAGAATATTGAGAGTTGGTGGAGTAAGGAAAATCTACAAGAAGTTATTTTCGATGAACGAAGAAGAGAAGCTTTTGAAGGTTTCACAATGCTATTTATCAACAACAGCTGGTCCTTTAGCTGGGCTTCTCTTCATTTCCACTCATAAAATTGCTTTTTGTAGTGATAAATCCATCAAAATCGCTTCGCCAAATAATGGAGATCATATCAGAATTCACTATAAA GTTGTGATTCCAAAGGAGAAGGTGATGAGAGTAAATGAAAGTGAGAACGTAAAGAAAGCATCAGAAAAATACATACAAATAGAGACATTGGATAACTTTGAATTTTGGTTTATGGGATTTCTAAATTATCAATCAACTTTCAACTCTCTTCAGGAAGTAGCTAGATGA